In the genome of Paenibacillus sp. GP183, the window CTTTGGAGAGCTCCAGCATTGCTACGTGAAGCTCATCCAGCTTGCGCTGCCACCTTTTCGTGGCCACATAGCCTATAACCAAGCCAACGAATAACAGGAGAGCCAATAACCCGAATCGGAACAGAATATTCGCCAGCTCCACCTGAAAGTACTCAAGTGCTATATATAAGGCGCAAACAGTGATCAAGCTTGCCGTAAAAAAATAACCAAGCAGCTGCCACTTCATATTGAACATTCGCAATTTATACATAATCCTGCCTCAACCTATCCTTTTGACGATAACATCACCGATAAACATACTCGTCGTGAGCATCAGCTTGTGCTGAGCATCTTCATAGTGCATCGTCTGGGTTTTCAGATGGCGAAACATCCCGCTTTCATGATGATCCAGCACCCTCATATCGCCAATAAACGAGCTCGATGAGACTTTTACCTCGATATCCATATCGCCTGGCACAAAAATTTTCACATCTCCTATAAAGGATGAAACTGTTATCGGAGTTTCGCCGAGTGGAATGGAGGCACGGGTTAAATCTATGACGGTATCGCCAATAAAATGTGAGATCACCATAGGCTGCAGCTCCCAAGGCTCATTGCCCAAATGAACGTCCCCGATAAAGCTGGATTTATAATGGGCTCCCTGGACATTGTAATTATTGACAAAGTCATCGTAATATTTACTTTTATTCTCAAAAGGAGGTCGCGGTTGTCGCGGTGACTCTGCTGTACTGGGCGCTTGAGGCGGATCCGGCAAATCCCAGGGCTTGTTATGCTTGTCAGGATCGAATTCACCGTGAATGTCCTTCAGTACCTCTTTTTCTTCTTCGCTAAGATGGCGATGGAGGTCTTCCGCGCGTTCCGGCTGTTCAGGCTGCCCTGGCTTTCCTTCATCCCTTCTGTGAATTCTTTCATGCTTATAGCGGTGACGCGCTTCACGATACTGATTTCGCTGCTCCCTATAAGCTTCACGTCTTTCCTTTCTTGATGCAGCAGCGGAGGAATCCCATTCCCATGATCGGCTGCCCTGCCGGCTGCTTCTGGACGGTTTAAATATAATGCTGAGTCCAAAAATGATTAACGCGGCTGGCCCAAGAAATTGAAACATCTGTCCCAGCGACAACGTGGTCAGCTCCAGATTTTTAAGCAAAAAGATAACCCCGACTGCACAAAGCATCAAACTCCATAAGGCACCGCCCCCATGCACCCTCAGCTTCCAGATAAAGCCCATGAGTCCACTGTAAATGAGGATTACAGGCCAGTAGGTTGAAAATATATATCCAATATCGAAAGAGATCAACCCCAACTGATTCAGTAAAAAGAACACTCCCGCCATGATAATGACAAGACCC includes:
- the liaF gene encoding cell wall-active antibiotics response protein LiaF, producing MNSDFMQKFTWGLVIIMAGVFFLLNQLGLISFDIGYIFSTYWPVILIYSGLMGFIWKLRVHGGGALWSLMLCAVGVIFLLKNLELTTLSLGQMFQFLGPAALIIFGLSIIFKPSRSSRQGSRSWEWDSSAAASRKERREAYREQRNQYREARHRYKHERIHRRDEGKPGQPEQPERAEDLHRHLSEEEKEVLKDIHGEFDPDKHNKPWDLPDPPQAPSTAESPRQPRPPFENKSKYYDDFVNNYNVQGAHYKSSFIGDVHLGNEPWELQPMVISHFIGDTVIDLTRASIPLGETPITVSSFIGDVKIFVPGDMDIEVKVSSSSFIGDMRVLDHHESGMFRHLKTQTMHYEDAQHKLMLTTSMFIGDVIVKRIG